The following are encoded together in the Candidatus Bandiella woodruffii genome:
- a CDS encoding PD-(D/E)XK nuclease family protein, translated as MPKTLTFSSIDENILEFDGFCKDLPELTTNLFGKKVVTNQQLTILLQFIIEDLKKTSDESSPTFFRTLSVEKLKKAIFECYHYQYDYKKIFPTSKNEKILLVILNKLEHHLSAHNLLLKAASLNWAVSTITKAWDHSTKKRVFTILPQTDVNYISSFLNNLAKHEESVIFIRGFDGNLYNNVGKSHQCHISSFLNRNNILPQTVEDVENLIEYRDNNINILTAKNPNEEAKLISLFIREQLANGQKKIVVQTKSIDLAQKIESFLKLWDIDVDNLLSNSYRNNQELMLFLLIANYLNSTKNDYLFLLDILKSKYSKFYDKEELKDWELNYLRQHLYRENISDYFQELNQCQQEKFNSLLEFERNLKSAREEIKNEQNNLYKYFQIHVGVFNALRQNFDSSTLGQILPSIEKDLKHFKQEYFLNFNTYIAIIEEIISANMRTTNTMPNCSVQILQTFENRNMQYEVLVFAGLNEGIFPDTNLDHGYFHPYTRTANKLKSFDVEIGFMEYDFFNSLFNKNVVLSYSESLNGKTTKCRWLEKMLLTKEAKEQSDLFSRKYRTLLQQLQHEDKAVDRISGCVNMDVSSRPNKISVSGVEKLMSNPYVYYAKYIAKLNPLEDIGRSAGKKEFGIMLHQVLSQVCCERYDSLEGYTNEFTSLFYKCIKEYHVPFIISKLWYVRLKNIIKNMYQCRSSGAEIFSEIPGGIALDIANRSIYVHCISDKIEITKNGAKILDYKTGYVPSANEVNQGIYPQLAIEKFILLHGGFKDIQYSKIDAGVFYVDISGKSITNISISIAIDIEKTTAGLKKLLEDFLCNKTEFFVMNNAKTNKKNKEYMHLIRYVSG; from the coding sequence TTGCCCAAAACTTTAACATTTTCTTCTATTGACGAAAACATTTTAGAATTTGATGGTTTTTGTAAAGATTTACCAGAATTAACAACCAATTTGTTTGGAAAAAAGGTTGTCACAAACCAGCAGTTAACAATTTTATTACAATTTATCATCGAAGATTTAAAAAAAACAAGCGATGAATCCAGCCCTACATTTTTTAGGACATTGAGTGTTGAAAAACTTAAGAAGGCGATTTTTGAATGTTACCACTATCAATATGATTACAAAAAAATATTCCCTACCTCAAAAAATGAGAAAATATTGCTTGTTATATTGAATAAGCTGGAGCATCATCTAAGTGCTCATAATTTATTACTTAAAGCTGCTTCCCTTAATTGGGCTGTAAGCACAATAACAAAGGCATGGGACCATAGTACGAAAAAACGAGTATTTACGATCCTCCCACAAACAGACGTAAACTATATATCCTCTTTTTTGAATAATTTGGCAAAACACGAAGAAAGTGTGATATTTATCAGAGGGTTTGATGGGAATTTATACAATAATGTTGGTAAGAGCCATCAATGCCATATATCTAGTTTTTTAAATCGTAACAATATACTGCCACAAACAGTTGAGGATGTTGAGAACCTAATAGAATATAGGGATAATAACATAAATATCCTCACTGCTAAAAACCCAAACGAGGAGGCGAAATTAATATCTCTTTTCATTAGAGAGCAATTGGCTAATGGTCAGAAGAAGATAGTAGTCCAAACAAAATCAATCGACTTGGCGCAGAAAATAGAAAGCTTCTTAAAACTTTGGGATATAGATGTGGATAACCTATTGTCCAACTCATACAGAAACAATCAGGAGCTGATGCTATTTTTATTGATAGCAAATTATTTGAACTCAACAAAAAACGACTACCTTTTTTTACTTGATATTCTGAAGTCCAAGTATTCCAAATTCTATGATAAAGAAGAACTTAAAGACTGGGAGCTCAATTATCTACGCCAACACCTATACAGAGAAAATATCAGTGATTATTTTCAAGAACTCAACCAATGTCAGCAAGAGAAATTCAATTCTTTACTAGAGTTTGAAAGGAATCTCAAAAGTGCAAGGGAAGAAATTAAAAACGAGCAGAATAATTTATATAAATATTTTCAAATTCATGTCGGAGTGTTCAATGCTTTAAGGCAAAACTTTGATAGCTCAACTTTAGGACAAATTTTACCATCAATTGAAAAGGACTTAAAACATTTTAAACAAGAGTACTTTTTAAATTTCAATACATATATTGCGATTATTGAAGAAATTATATCCGCAAACATGAGAACAACAAACACAATGCCTAATTGTTCTGTGCAAATTTTACAAACGTTTGAAAACAGGAATATGCAGTATGAAGTATTGGTATTTGCAGGATTGAATGAGGGTATATTTCCAGATACTAACTTAGACCACGGGTATTTTCATCCATATACCAGAACAGCCAATAAATTAAAATCATTTGATGTAGAGATTGGTTTTATGGAATATGATTTCTTCAATTCACTGTTTAACAAAAATGTAGTTCTTAGCTATAGCGAATCTCTTAACGGCAAAACAACAAAATGCAGATGGCTTGAAAAAATGTTACTTACTAAAGAGGCAAAAGAACAATCAGATTTGTTCAGCAGAAAATACAGAACTTTGTTGCAACAGTTGCAACACGAGGATAAAGCAGTAGATAGAATATCTGGATGTGTAAACATGGATGTCAGCTCCAGGCCAAATAAAATTTCAGTTAGTGGTGTGGAAAAGTTGATGTCTAATCCATATGTGTATTATGCGAAGTATATAGCCAAGCTTAACCCATTAGAAGATATAGGAAGATCTGCGGGAAAAAAAGAGTTTGGAATTATGTTACACCAAGTTCTTTCACAGGTTTGCTGTGAGAGGTATGATAGTTTAGAGGGTTATACCAATGAATTCACCTCTCTGTTTTATAAATGCATAAAAGAATATCATGTACCATTTATAATCAGTAAACTATGGTACGTGAGACTCAAGAATATCATCAAAAATATGTATCAGTGTAGGTCTTCGGGGGCAGAGATTTTTAGCGAAATCCCAGGGGGTATAGCTTTAGATATAGCAAATCGATCAATTTATGTTCACTGCATATCAGATAAAATTGAAATAACAAAGAATGGCGCAAAGATTTTAGACTATAAAACCGGTTATGTACCAAGTGCTAATGAGGTGAACCAAGGAATTTACCCTCAATTGGCAATAGAAAAATTTATTTTACTGCACGGAGGTTTTAAAGATATCCAATACTCAAAGATTGATGCTGGTGTTTTTTATGTAGATATAAGCGGTAAGTCTATAACAAATATTTCAATATCAATTGCAATTGATATTGAAAAAACAACAGCGGGACTAAAAAAATTATTAGAAGATTTTTTATGTAATAAAACAGAATTCTTTGTTATGAATAATGCAAAAACAAATAAAAAAAATAAAGAATATATGCACCTGATAAGATATGTAAGTGGATAG